The Pseudomonas fluorescens genome includes a window with the following:
- a CDS encoding fimbrial biogenesis chaperone produces the protein MFTFIKQPGAARSILGACAALSILFFQSSQSQAALSLSGTRVVFDSDKRSVSLIIANPSENIFAVQTWVNTAADDTTTAVPFMPSPTLFRLNPGKEQQVQINALPNTLPTDRESLFYFNVQEIPQADTSHANALNIALRTRIKLFYRPSQIKDNPQARLKDLLWSIEQVNGSAQLVVYNPTPFHVSFSRLEVSDQRQSEELNNPAMSAPLQRQTFALGRIKPTAGLQVTFATVNDYGAFSAPLTAPVQLPPTL, from the coding sequence ATGTTCACGTTCATCAAGCAGCCTGGGGCCGCGCGGTCAATTCTCGGCGCCTGCGCGGCACTGTCGATCTTGTTTTTCCAGAGTTCCCAGAGTCAGGCGGCGCTGAGCCTGAGCGGCACCCGCGTGGTGTTCGACAGTGACAAACGCAGTGTTTCGCTGATCATCGCCAACCCCAGCGAGAATATATTTGCCGTTCAAACCTGGGTAAACACCGCTGCCGACGACACCACCACCGCCGTCCCCTTCATGCCGTCACCCACGTTGTTCCGGCTCAACCCCGGCAAGGAGCAACAAGTGCAGATCAATGCACTCCCCAACACCTTGCCGACGGACCGTGAATCGCTGTTCTATTTCAACGTCCAGGAAATTCCCCAGGCCGATACCAGCCACGCCAACGCCCTGAATATCGCCCTGCGCACCCGGATCAAACTGTTCTATCGCCCCAGCCAAATCAAGGACAACCCGCAAGCCCGCCTCAAGGATCTGCTGTGGTCGATTGAGCAGGTCAACGGCTCGGCGCAGTTGGTGGTCTACAACCCAACCCCCTTCCATGTCTCATTCAGCCGGCTTGAAGTCAGCGACCAGCGCCAATCCGAAGAACTGAATAACCCGGCCATGTCGGCACCGCTGCAACGCCAGACATTTGCCTTGGGCCGGATCAAACCGACAGCCGGCTTGCAGGTCACTTTCGCCACAGTCAATGACTACGGCGCTTTCAGCGCGCCTTTGACCGCCCCCGTGCAGCTCCCTCCAACACTGTGA
- a CDS encoding fimbrial protein, translating to MKKTSLALCLGLATSLAGTAALANTGTIHFQGEITASTCPIEVVNPGDGTIGNTVYMGSVDASHFTQVGDELLGKDFVLRVKGGSGCVIAPGQTATTTFNGAADSSGDYFAVAPTPGHAMGVSIAIRDKSGAAIAPGTSSVAYNLVAGGETDMLFHARYRSTAATVTPGPASAHIMFLVNII from the coding sequence ATGAAAAAAACTTCCCTCGCCCTGTGCCTTGGCCTGGCAACCAGCCTGGCAGGCACCGCGGCGCTTGCCAATACCGGTACCATCCACTTCCAAGGTGAAATCACCGCCAGCACCTGCCCCATCGAAGTCGTCAACCCAGGCGATGGCACCATCGGCAATACCGTTTACATGGGCAGTGTCGATGCCAGTCACTTCACCCAGGTCGGGGATGAACTGCTGGGCAAGGACTTTGTCCTGCGCGTCAAAGGCGGCTCAGGCTGTGTGATCGCCCCTGGCCAAACCGCCACTACGACCTTCAACGGTGCCGCCGACAGCAGCGGCGACTACTTTGCCGTTGCCCCGACACCGGGCCATGCGATGGGCGTGTCCATCGCGATCCGCGACAAGTCAGGCGCCGCCATCGCACCCGGCACCAGCTCCGTCGCGTACAACCTGGTCGCCGGCGGCGAAACCGACATGCTCTTCCATGCCCGTTATCGCTCGACCGCTGCCACGGTAACGCCGGGACCTGCCTCGGCGCACATCATGTTCCTTGTGAACATCATCTGA